The following are encoded together in the Marmota flaviventris isolate mMarFla1 chromosome 18, mMarFla1.hap1, whole genome shotgun sequence genome:
- the Rnf225 gene encoding RING finger protein 225 produces MPCPRPPWLRRLRTQSAGPSSPGAPSAPGFPGRDEEEDEEEDEGDGSPGSGPILPPASPMECLICVSPFDGVFKLPKRLDCGHVFCLECLARLSLATAGGGDAVACPVCRAPTRLAPRGGLPALPTQPGLLPRDARAPPPRQGSVRFDRRRGLLYLRPPPPPPGPRKSRAARAPPPPPLRLGRPLSRRLTLSSPAWVFNAAVALAVLVAAGLVVSGVYIFFLIPHAASAGPVRPQLVALAPEPGFSWFPPRPTSPDLDNTLPGPAVGALERESVPKDPAQPEGTLDDPSDRTWPAGEGPGWTPRLRGMRRVWGPR; encoded by the coding sequence ATGCCCTGCCCGCGGCCTCCCTGGCTCCGCCGCCTGCGGACTCAGAGTGCGGGCCCCAGCTCCCCAGGCGCGCCCTCTGCGCCCGGCTTCCCAGGTAGAGATGAGGAAGAGGACGAAGAGGAGGACGAGGGCGATGGGAGCCCCGGCTCGGGCCCCATTCTGCCCCCCGCGTCGCCCATGGAGTGCCTCATCTGTGTGTCGCCCTTCGACGGCGTGTTCAAGCTGCCCAAGCGCCTAGACTGCGGCCACGTCTTCTGCCTCGAGTGCCTGGCGCGCCTGTCGCTGGCCACGGCGGGCGGCGGCGACGCGGTGGCCTGTCCGGTGTGCCGCGCGCCCACACGCCTGGCGCCGCGCGGAGGGCTGCCCGCCTTGCCCACGCAGCCTGGCTTGCTGCCCCGCGACGCGCGCGCGCCGCCACCGCGCCAGGGCTCCGTGCGCTTCGACCGCCGCCGCGGGCTGCTCTACctgcggccgccgccgccgccgcccgggccGCGCAAGAGCCGCGCCGCgcgcgcgccgccgccgccgcctctgCGCCTCGGCCGCCCGCTGTCGCGCCGCCTGACGCTGAGCAGCCCGGCCTGGGTCTTCAACGCGGCCGTGGCGCTGGCCGTGCTGGTGGCCGCGGGCCTCGTGGTCTCCGGCGTCTACATCTTCTTCCTCATCCCGCACGCTGCCTCCGCCGGCCCCGTGCGGCCGCAGCTGGTGGCTCTGGCCCCTGAGCCCGGCTTCTCCTGGTTTCCGCCGCGACCCACCAGCCCTGACCTGGACAACACCCTGCCAGGGCCTGCGGTGGGTGCGCTGGAGCGCGAGAGCGTCCCTAAGGACCCAGCCCAGCCAGAGGGCACGCTGGACGACCCATCAGACCGCACGTGGCCAGCAGGGGAGGGCCCCGGCTGGACCCCACGACTACGGGGCATGAGGAGGGTGTGGGGACCTCGATGA
- the Rps5 gene encoding small ribosomal subunit protein uS7 translates to MTEWETAAPAVAETPDIKLFGKWSTDDVQINDISLQDYIAVKEKYAKYLPHSAGRYAAKRFRKAQCPIVERLTNSMMMHGRNNGKKLMTVRIVKHAFEIIHLLTGENPLQVLVNAIINSGPREDSTRIGRAGTVRRQAVDVSPLRRVNQAIWLLCTGAREAAFRNIKTIAECLADELINAAKGSSNSYAIKKKDELERVAKSNR, encoded by the exons ATGACGGAGTGGGAGACAGCCGCACCTGCAGTGGCAGAGACCCCGGACATCAAGCTCTTCGGGAAGTGGAGCACTGATGATGTGCAGATCAATGACATTTCCCTGCAG GATTACATTGCGGTGAAGGAGAAGTATGCCAAGTACCTGCCCCACAGTGCAGGACGCTATGCTGCCAAGCGCTTCCGCAAAGCACAGTGCCCCATCGTGGAGCGCCTCACTAACTCCATGATGATGCATGGCCGCAACAACGGCAAGAAGCTCATGACTGTGCGCATCGTCAAGCATGCCTTTGAGATCATCCACCTGCTCACTGGTGAG AACCCTCTGCAGGTCCTGGTGAATGCCATCATCAACAGTGGCCCCCGGGAGGATTCAACGCGCATTGGGCGAGCTGGCACAGTGAGAAGGCAGGCTGTGGACGTGTCCCCACTGCGCCGTGTGAATCAG GCCATCTGGCTGCTGTGCACAGGGGCCCGTGAGGCAGCCTTCCGGAACATCAAGACGATTGCTGAGTGCCTGGCAGATGAGCTCATTAATGCTGCCAAG GGCTCTTCTAACTCCTACGCCATCAAAAAGAAAGACGAGCTGGAGCGTGTGGCCAAGTCCAACCGCTGA